A genome region from Triticum aestivum cultivar Chinese Spring chromosome 2B, IWGSC CS RefSeq v2.1, whole genome shotgun sequence includes the following:
- the LOC123042551 gene encoding G-type lectin S-receptor-like serine/threonine-protein kinase At1g11410 encodes MVFCVVGCVSRFIIKKIGTRRIQGRPQRAIEEAKPFEDENAFESNSLKGDVLSSPLIEFSTVLSATNNFRDKLGAGGFGPVYKGRLPDGQEIAIKRLSNSSSQGSEEFKNEVTVLSKLQHRNLVRLFGCCVHGEEKMLVYEYMPNNSLDSFIFDETKRSVLGWKLRYNIIQGIGKGLLYLHQDSTLRIIHRDLKASNVLLDDDFIPKISDFGMARIFGEYQRQALTHRIVGTYGYIAPEYAMEGKFSEKSDVFSFGVLILEIVCGRRNSSLIDHEWSMNLVGHAWTMWQEGRASELIDTLMGTTYSKDEVCRCVQVGLLCVQELPGDRPAMPLVLRMLCGDVELPAPKRAAFFVGRAPADNKDTESGNHLTYTELEGR; translated from the exons ATGGTTTTCTGCGTAGTTGGATGCGTGTCGAGGTTCATCATCAAGAAAATAG GCACAAGGAGGATCCAAGGGAGGCCACAAAGGGCCATTGAAGAAGCTAAACCATTTGAAGACGAAAACGCATTTGAAAGCAATTCACTGAAAGGAGATGTTCTTAGCTCACCTTTGATTGAGTTCAGCACAGTTCTTTCAGCAACAAACAATTTCAGAGACAAGCTTGGCGCTGGTGGATTTGGTCCAGTTTACAAG GGGAGACTACCAGATGGTCAAGAGATTGCTATCAAAAGGCTGTCGAACAGCTCGAGCCAGGGATCAGAAGAGTTCAAGAACGAGGTGACTGTTCTGTCCAAACTGCAGCACCGGAACTTGGTTAGGCTTTTTGGCTGCTGTGTTCATGGAGAAGAGAAGATGCTGGTGTATGAATACATGCCTAACAACAGCCTTGACTCATTCATTTTTG ATGAAACTAAGAGATCAGTGTTGGGCTGGAAATTGCGGTACAATATTATTCAGGGTATTGGAAAAGGATTACTTTACCTTCATCAGGATTCCACACTGAGAATTATCCATAGGGACCTCAAAGCGAGCAATGTTCTGCTCGATGATGATTTCATCCCCAAGATATCTGACTTTGGCATGGCTAGAATTTTCGGCGAATACCAACGTCAAGCCCTTACTCACCGAATTGTTGGAACCTA TGGCTATATCGCCCCAGAGTACGCGATGGAGGGAAAATTCTCCGAGAAATCCGACGTCTTCAGTTTCGGCGTGTTGATCCTGGAGATCGTGTGTGGCCGTAGGAACAGCTCCCTCATCGATCACGAATGGTCAATGAACCTCGTGGGCCAC GCATGGACCATGTGGCAGGAGGGCCGCGCCTCGGAGCTCATCGACACGCTGATGGGCACCACGTACTCTAAGGATGAGGTCTGCAGGTGCGTCCAGGTGGGTCTCCTGTGCGTGCAGGAGCTACCGGGCGACAGGCCGGCCATGCCTCTCGTGCTGAGGATGCTGTGTGGTGACGTCGAGCTTCCCGCTCCGAAGCGTGCCGCGTTCTTCGTCGGAAGAGCTCCTGCCGACAACAAGGATACCGAATCAGGGAACCACTTGACCTATACTGAATTGGAAGGCAGGTAG